In the Pseudomonas sp. DTU_2021_1001937_2_SI_NGA_ILE_001 genome, one interval contains:
- a CDS encoding lysophospholipid acyltransferase family protein — translation MDLATQSLSKHRDAYYWRLLATAASFALFGLGGLCLRVLVFPVLACLPGDAASHQRRARYTISLLFWRFIRIMARLRVLTYEVQGAEKLGRPGQMIIANHPSLIDVVFLIGLVRDANCVVKRSLWDNPCTRGPVRRAGYVSNDGSIDMLDLAVGSLQAGQTLVIFPEGTRTTPGQPPAFHRGAAAIALRGAQVITPVTIVVHPTTLTKAEPWYRIPQRRVHFSLRVGTDIDPQRFNEMGPPPLASRKLNDYLHDYFIKELAPDERSAP, via the coding sequence ATGGACCTGGCAACGCAATCACTGAGCAAGCACCGCGATGCCTATTACTGGCGCCTGCTGGCCACCGCTGCCAGCTTCGCCCTGTTCGGTCTGGGCGGCCTGTGCCTGCGCGTGCTGGTGTTTCCGGTGCTGGCCTGTCTGCCCGGTGACGCCGCCAGCCATCAGCGCCGCGCGCGTTACACCATCAGCCTGCTGTTCTGGCGCTTCATCCGCATCATGGCGCGCCTGCGCGTACTCACCTACGAGGTGCAGGGTGCCGAAAAGCTCGGCCGGCCAGGGCAGATGATCATCGCCAACCACCCATCGCTGATCGACGTGGTGTTCCTCATCGGCCTGGTGCGCGACGCCAACTGCGTGGTCAAGCGCAGCCTCTGGGACAACCCCTGCACCCGCGGGCCGGTGCGCCGCGCCGGTTACGTCAGCAACGACGGCAGCATCGACATGCTCGACCTGGCGGTCGGCAGCCTGCAGGCCGGACAGACCCTGGTGATCTTCCCCGAGGGCACGCGCACCACGCCGGGTCAGCCGCCAGCCTTCCACCGCGGCGCCGCCGCCATCGCCCTGCGCGGGGCGCAGGTCATCACCCCGGTGACCATCGTGGTCCACCCCACCACCCTGACCAAAGCCGAACCCTGGTACCGCATACCGCAACGCCGCGTGCACTTCAGCCTGCGTGTCGGTACCGATATCGATCCGCAGCGTTTCAACGAGATGGGCCCGCCACCGCTGGCCTCACGCAAGCTCAACGATTACCTGCACGACTATTTCATCAAGGAGCTCGCCCCAGATGAGCGATCTGCACCGTGA
- a CDS encoding acyl carrier protein, protein MQTRDDIFETLRTALVELFEIEPERVTLEANLYQDLEIDSIDAVDLIDHIKRKTGKKIAAEEFKSVRTVNDVVEAVYRMVSPAA, encoded by the coding sequence ATGCAAACCCGTGACGACATCTTCGAAACCCTGCGCACCGCGCTGGTAGAGCTGTTCGAGATCGAGCCCGAGCGTGTGACCCTGGAGGCCAACCTCTACCAGGACCTGGAAATCGACAGCATCGATGCCGTGGACCTGATCGACCACATCAAGCGCAAGACCGGAAAAAAGATCGCCGCCGAGGAATTCAAGTCGGTGCGTACGGTCAACGACGTGGTCGAAGCGGTCTACCGCATGGTCAGCCCCGCCGCATGA
- a CDS encoding phosphopantetheine-binding protein — protein MSDLHRDIKQLIIDALGLEDITTQDIGDDQILFGEGLGLDSVDALELGLAIQKRYGIKIDAEAKDTRSHFTSVDSLAAFVSARQSA, from the coding sequence ATGAGCGATCTGCACCGTGACATCAAGCAACTGATCATCGATGCCCTGGGCCTCGAAGACATCACCACCCAGGACATCGGCGACGACCAGATCCTGTTCGGCGAAGGCCTCGGCCTGGACTCGGTGGACGCCCTGGAACTGGGCCTGGCCATCCAGAAGCGCTACGGCATCAAGATCGACGCCGAAGCCAAGGACACCCGCTCGCACTTCACCAGCGTCGACAGCCTCGCGGCCTTCGTCAGCGCCCGGCAATCGGCCTGA